The sequence below is a genomic window from Clostridium putrefaciens.
TATTTCAAACCTTACTTTTAGGGAGGAGTTTCACAGAAGATTTAGAGGACGGTACTAAGCGTAGCTTTACTCTTAAATATATAGATTGGGATAATGTAGAGAATAATGATTTCTACGTAACCCAGGAATTCTCGGTAGAAACCGAAGATGGGAGAAGAGCTGCAAGACCTGATTTGGTTTTATTTATAAATGGAATTCCTTTTGGGGTTATTGAGTGTAAAAAATCATCTATTTCTATAGAGCAAGGTATTAGTCAAATGATAAGAAATCAATCAAAGGATTATATACCTCAGCTTTTCAAGTTTATTCAAATTGTTGTAGCTACGAATAAGAATGAAAGTAAGTATGCTACCTGTAGTACGCCTAGGAAGTTTTGGAGTGGGTGGAAAGAGCAGGATGAAGCATGGCTTAACAAAGAATTAGAGAAAGTTGTACCCTTAAGAATGGCTACAACTCAAGATAGAAATATTATATCTTTATTACATCCAAATAGGGTTATTGAATTTATTAAGTATTTCATTTTATTTGATAAAGATGTTAAAAAGATATGTAGATATCAGCAATATTTTGCTGTAAAGGAAATCATTAAGACTATTGAAAAAAGGGATGAAAGTAGTAATAGACAATCAGGGGTTATTTGGCATACTCAGGGGTCAGGTAAGTCATTAACAATGGTTATGGTAGCTAAGTATATTTTATCAAAGCTAAGAGAATTAAATCCTAAGGTTATAGTAGTTACTGATAGAGTTGATTTAGACAAACAAATCAATAGGACATTTAATCATACAAGACTTAAAGCTATTAAGGCAGCAACAGGAAATCATTTGATAAAATTAATTAGTGATAATGAAGCAGATGTTGTTACGACTTTAGTTCATAAATTTGATATTGCATCAAATAAAGGAGCTAGGATTGATTCTAGGGATATATTTATTTTAGTAGATGAATCTCATAGAAGTCAGTACAAAGAACTTAGTAATAAAATGAGAAATGTTTTTCCTAATGCTTGTTATATAGGGTTTACTGGAACCCCTCTTATGAAGAATCAAAGGAGTACTGTTTCTAAGTTTGGAGGCAAGCTTATTCATAAGTATACAATAGCAGATGGTGTTGAAGATAAAGCTATTTTGCCACTTCTATATGAAGGAAAGATGGTTGAGCAGAGTGTAAATAGAAAAGCTATTGATATGCAGTTAGATATCATAACAAGAAATCTAACTAAGACCCAAAAAGATCAAGTTATGAAAAAATGGAGTGTATTTGAAAGAGTAGCTTCAAGTGACCAAAGAATAAGGTTAATAGCATTTGATATAAATGAACACTTTACAAATAACTATAAGTCACAAGACTTACCTTTTACAGCAATGTTGGCTACTAATAGTAAAAAAGATGCTATTAAATATTTAAGAGCTTTTGAGGAACTTAAAGACTTGAGTGTAGGGGTAGTAGTTTCCCCACCAGATATGAGAGAGGGTCATGAAGAAATCGATAAAACTCCAGATGATGTTATTTTTGGGTTTTGGGATGAAATGATGAAGAAATATGGAAATGAAGCAAATTATGAGGATGCTTTAAAAGATGAGTTTGATCATGGCGAATTAGACTTATTAATAGTTGTAGATAAGCTTTTAACAGGATTTGATGCTCCAAGGGCTACTGTATTATACATTGATAAAAAAATGAAGGAACATACATTACTGCAAGCTGTTGCTAGAGTTAATCGTTTATATGAGGGTAAAGATTATGGGTATATTATAGATTATAGAGGGTTAATTACAAAACTTGATGAGGCTATGGATATGTATTCAGGTGCAGGTCTTGAAAATTTTCATGGTGGTGACTTAAAGGGCGCTATTCATGATGTTATTGTTATTGTTGGAGAACTCAGACAACATTACACAGAATTAATTAATTTCTTTTCATGTATTAAAAACAAAAAAGATGTTGAAGAATATGAAGTGTTCTTAGCTGATGATAAATTAAGAAAAGAATTTTATGATATTTTAAGTGGTTTTAGTAGAAATATATCTATAGCTCTAGAGTCACAGAAAATATATAATTCTTTAGGTAAAGAAGAAATAGAAAAATATAAATATGCTTTAAAGTTTTATCAAAAGTTAAGAGAAGCTGTAAAACATAGATATTCAGATACTATTGACCATAAGGAATACGAAGCAAGA
It includes:
- a CDS encoding type I restriction endonuclease subunit R; translation: MNNDEFNEINISQIPAIEVLKSLGYKYIETKEAEVLRGNRYNVLLKPVLKDKLIELNSYTYKGKEYKFSEKNINQALNDIDEALTDGLVKTNEKIFQTLLLGRSFTEDLEDGTKRSFTLKYIDWDNVENNDFYVTQEFSVETEDGRRAARPDLVLFINGIPFGVIECKKSSISIEQGISQMIRNQSKDYIPQLFKFIQIVVATNKNESKYATCSTPRKFWSGWKEQDEAWLNKELEKVVPLRMATTQDRNIISLLHPNRVIEFIKYFILFDKDVKKICRYQQYFAVKEIIKTIEKRDESSNRQSGVIWHTQGSGKSLTMVMVAKYILSKLRELNPKVIVVTDRVDLDKQINRTFNHTRLKAIKAATGNHLIKLISDNEADVVTTLVHKFDIASNKGARIDSRDIFILVDESHRSQYKELSNKMRNVFPNACYIGFTGTPLMKNQRSTVSKFGGKLIHKYTIADGVEDKAILPLLYEGKMVEQSVNRKAIDMQLDIITRNLTKTQKDQVMKKWSVFERVASSDQRIRLIAFDINEHFTNNYKSQDLPFTAMLATNSKKDAIKYLRAFEELKDLSVGVVVSPPDMREGHEEIDKTPDDVIFGFWDEMMKKYGNEANYEDALKDEFDHGELDLLIVVDKLLTGFDAPRATVLYIDKKMKEHTLLQAVARVNRLYEGKDYGYIIDYRGLITKLDEAMDMYSGAGLENFHGGDLKGAIHDVIVIVGELRQHYTELINFFSCIKNKKDVEEYEVFLADDKLRKEFYDILSGFSRNISIALESQKIYNSLGKEEIEKYKYALKFYQKLREAVKHRYSDTIDHKEYEARMQKLMDNYIAAEGMMRITNPVDILDEKAFEEEVERIDSPRSKADTIRTRLGKSISEKWDENPLYYQKFSERIERVLEEYKNKRISEAEYLRTMEDIMNRYRQKKDENIYPKAIRNNENAKAFYGALSGVVKESGAIYTTGEEDLGNLALDIDNVIKENSKVDWYDNIDVHNKIAQEIDDIIYCYTSKTGVEITFDDIDKIIEKVKNVALKRY